In Babesia bovis T2Bo chromosome 3, whole genome shotgun sequence, the genomic window GCCCTACCTTACGTTGGAgaaaatgtaaatattCGATTTTGAATTTTTTTGCAGGAGTATCCATCGAGAATGCAACCCTTAAGTCTTCTATTTTATAACAAATGTTTTTGGATTTTAGACGTATGAAAAATAAAACCAACAAATATTGTTTCACGTGTTCCAAATAATCGCGAATTCGACTTTTATGGTTCAAATTACTGACTACCTTTGAGTTTTCAATCGGAATCATGGAAAAAAAGTGTTTACATTGATTTACCTGTACGTTCTTACCTTTGATAAacataacaacatacctcatcatttttattatcAATATAATTTCGATATGCATCAATGGCTTTAACTAAAACTTTGAATGCCAGAATGTCGAAAACATTTGCAGGAATATCAATCTCCAATTTATCTTTTTTCCTTATAAAATCCTCAATCGTCAGAGGAGATTGTGTCTTTAAACGAGTACTGTAGTAACAAAATCctaaaacaacaacaataccaatgttatataatgaaattaCTAAAGCGTGATTATACAAATTTACGCCTCCGCTCCCTGATTGGATTACCTTGACCTTTAAGCCCCTAAGAAGATTATACCGGAAACTCGTCATCATAGTGCTGAAATGTGATATGATGTGACCAAAGATATCCATCCCTGAAATATGGCTCATAAAATTGACAAGACTTACCAATCACTGAGCAGCATATCAAAAAGATAAAAAGCTGAAACAAAATTACAGTTACATATTTTAGATTGACATGAATTTCTTCCCTCCTATTTTCGCCACTAACTGTTAATAACTGATAATGTTTCGGCAAAACAAGCACAGTGTACAAAATCGCGAGGGTTATATTCACGAATAAAGCTGTTTTACATAAGGATGACGTATACCCAACTTTCCGTAATAACACAGTAACTTCATTTACATCAATATTTGATGCAGCGGCAAAACGTCTTAGGCCGTCATTAACCGATTCAATACGATTCCCAAGTTCTCTTAAGTAACAGTATTGCATAATAGATGATGTTATCGCATACAACGATTGAACAGCGATCATTGAAGGTAACAATATAAATTCTACTTTGAGCTTCATATTTGACTTCATAAAAATATTTCCACCGGTAGCCAGAACTAGATCCTTAAATTTGTAACAGAGATGGATGAAAGTTAGGAGACACGATGAGATTCCTAGATACAGCGATGTATAATTGGAATTTATATTTGTACTATCTGACACATGCAGTCCTATGCTAGGGCCATTTAGCGTATTCAAATCAACCTGTAAAAGAATAGTGGATCCTAAGAAGTACGAACCTTCCAATAAAGAAAATCTACATTGGACGTTTCAACCAAGATGATAAGCTGATACTTGTACGCCTTCCAATTGTTAAATATAAGATGCAGTCGATTTACATCAAACAGAAAAAACTGAGAGTCGTTACCGCTATATGCATGGATAATAAGCATATGTTTAAAACTTTGCAGCTTCACGGATAACTTATTAATCCACAGTTGAACATCTTGCAAGGAAAAATTTTGAGGAATGGATACATCAACAACATTTGGCTAAAAACAATTATCACTTAATGAAACACAACATACTTTGACCTGGAGATTGAAAACGATCTTATCTAGATCCACGGACGGTGAAACAATCACCCCTTCAGATAGCACATTATAAGGTGCACCCAGAAGTTTTTCCACCTCTTTTACGGCATTCAACTGGTGGACTTCATTAGCAGAACAAAATAACAACGCAAACGAGAAAAGGGCATTTAGGCATCCGAATATACTATTTTTATACCTAGCTTTGCGTCGAACAGCTGGTTTATGGTTTATATTACTGCTCGACACATCGTTCGTATATAAGGATTTATCCATCATCACCGCAGAAATCCTCTCAGAAATGCTTAATTTTACATAAGAAAGTACCGTGGTCAGTATAACACAGAACATTATAGGTAACCAAATAAAGTAATATAATAGGTGCATTTCAACATATTGGACAAGCGATATAAGTACCAACGATAAACAAACCATTATATTTGCCCAGCTAATTTGGATGAATCTGTGTATATTGGAATCATTACATAGGATTTCTGCCTGCAACTTATAAATGGAAACCACGGCGAGTATGCTGGCCATTGAAGATGCCCAAGATAAAGTAGTGATCCCATAAACTCCTAAAAGTTTTCCAAACTACAAAGTAATACATACCTGCATATTCAACCACATTGGGAAAACGCGTTAGTATTTCTATACCCCCCCCCAAAAAGATGAAAAAACAGATATATGTCACACCCTTATAAGGCAAAATTAGCGACAATATAAATGACAATATGCTTATAAAAGCAATAAATATGACATCATAATTGTTCAATCCCATATATGCCCGAGCATAGTGATTGATATTCCATACATCGGATGGCTGCAGTGCCGCACTTAGAACACACTCTATTACTCAATCATTCATATCATTTAATCAAACAAACCACCGTAAAGATCACAGTCTGGCCTATAAATTCGAAGAGTTAATCTAATTACTCTGTCCAGGCTAATTGGGAGTGAAACGTAATCCCTTATGTGAAGCATATCAAAAGTGCCTACAGAACGTTATATAAAACCATAATACACTAACCACTGGCACTTTCTATGGTAAATAACTTAAGATCGTAACCATATGGTATAAAACGTAAGTCCACATTTTCTAATATTTCCTTGTAGACATGCCTCAAGGATTCCAAATCGTTACCGACCACATTATGTAGATCGACACGATTAATTACATTGTACAAAACATTCAAAATGTCATATCTATACTTTGTTCTTTCAGCATAATTGACGGCATACAGACACAGAAAGATAACTATGGAAACAATCAGGAGGCGATATACATGTATGATGGAACAGGAATTCATTACCATCAACAGAGTTACCAACGATATTGACCACGAATTAATTACACTGCCGAAACGCAAACGTGTTGCGTTTGTTGGCACGGAAGAAAATGGGTGAGTTCTTAGTGGCAGTGTGTGTTATAGGGCTCTGATGTTAACCATTCATATTTTATTGTAAAGCAGAATTATCACATTTTGTGATTTCATAAGATATCAGAATAAAAAACCgttaaatatatagaatatattgatgGGTTCATCTCAATCTCATATTATAGATTCCGGTGCATCCGGTCAAGCTTCGTCTTCTACGTTAACAACTGGCAAGAAAATTTGTTGTGTCTGCAAAGAAACAAAATTAGCGAGGGACGAATGTGTAGCAAAACATGGAGAAGAACAATGTAAAGAACTAATTGATTTACACAATCAGTGCCTACGAAAAGAAGGGTTCACGGTGaattaattatataatagGTGAATCTAAACTTGCATTATA contains:
- a CDS encoding putative integral membrane protein, translated to MVMNSCSIIHVYRLLIVSIVIFLCLYAVNYAERTKYRYDILNVLYNVINRVDLHNVVGNDLESLRHVYKEILENVDLRFIPYGYDLKLFTIESASGTFDMLHIRDYVSLPISLDRVIRLTLRIYRPDCDLYGECVLSAALQPSDVWNINHYARAYMGLNNYDVIFIAFISILSFILSLILPYKGVTYICFFIFLGGGIEILTRFPNVVEYAGVYGITTLSWASSMASILAVVSIYKLQAEILCNDSNIHRFIQISWANIMVCLSLVLISLVQYVEMHLLYYFIWLPIMFCVILTTVLSYVKLSISERISAVMMDKSLYTNDVSSSNINHKPAVRRKARYKNSIFGCLNALFSFALLFCSANEVHQLNAVKEVEKLLGAPYNVLSEGVIVSPSVDLDKIVFNLQVKPNVVDVSIPQNFSLQDVQLWINKLSVKLQSFKHMLIIHAYSGNDSQFFLFDVNRLHLIFNNWKAYKYQLIILVETSNVDFLYWKVDLNTLNGPSIGLHVSDSTNINSNYTSLYLGISSCLLTFIHLCYKFKDLVLATGGNIFMKSNMKLKVEFILLPSMIAVQSLYAITSSIMQYCYLRELGNRIESVNDGLRRFAAASNIDVNEVTVLLRKVGYTSSLCKTALFVNITLAILYTVLVLPKHYQLLTVSGENRREEIHVNLKYVTVILFQLFIFLICCSVIGMDIFGHIISHFSTMMTSFRYNLLRGLKVKVIQSGSGGVNLYNHALVISLYNIGIVVVLGFCYYSTRLKTQSPLTIEDFIRKKDKLEIDIPANVFDILAFKVLVKAIDAYRNYIDNKNDEVNQCKHFFSMIPIENSKVVSNLNHKSRIRDYLEHVKQYLLVLFFIRLKSKNICYKIEDLRVAFSMDTPAKKFKIEYLHFLQRKVGQVMADIDKYKTHLEMHKQSNTFSQDEMVFCDNVLVEPATEDNNHDIDLSRFTNVIMKSGKSDMAIIDNPISHSIATYTVSHKGLHYLPNDDKSDKSLLDKKDAKEGGQSESSSVINEFSPSTSLKDNIQNVDIDVTGLNKNTNANYPCVEELSSKTDGGPVDNKLNTSSINGMYKDDLGVRTASVDIFGVSEECDTCRLDVSYLNDSFYKRVDNASTSFIGDQPESQCDALSVSALDAECHDTLQENTNMMDISTMTDVEVNSRTNNSSNVMDFNENKIVDDHQSNILISTAERIGIFEDSILSNK
- a CDS encoding putative cytochrome c oxidase copper chaperone (COX17), producing the protein MGSSQSHIIDSGASGQASSSTLTTGKKICCVCKETKLARDECVAKHGEEQCKELIDLHNQCLRKEGFTVN